In Salvelinus namaycush isolate Seneca chromosome 37, SaNama_1.0, whole genome shotgun sequence, the following are encoded in one genomic region:
- the LOC120031097 gene encoding protein cornichon homolog 4-like — MEAAVFILSLVDCCALIFLAVYFIITLSDLECDYINARACCSKLNRWVVPELVGQALATVLMLVSLHWFVFLLNLPVATWNVYRVWKVPMGNMGVFDPTEIHNRGQLKSHMKESMIKLGFHLLCFFIYLYSMILALIND, encoded by the exons ATGGAGGCGGCTGTGTTCATTCTATCGCTGGTCGACTGCTGTGCTTTGATTTTTCTGGCGGTGTACTTC ATAATTACCCTCTCCGATCTAGAGTGTGACTACATCAATGCACGAGCCTGCTGTTCGAAGTTAAACAGA TGGGTTGTACCAGAGCTGGTAGGCCAGGCCCTGGCAACAGTGCTGATGCTTGTCTCACTTCACTGGTTTGTCTTCCTACTCAACCTGCCTGTGGCCACCTGGAACGTGTACAG GGTTTGGAAGGTGCCCATGGGAAACATGGGGGTGTTTGACCCCACTGAGATCCACAACCGGGGACAACTAAAGTCTCACATGAAAGAGTCCATGATCAAACTCGGCTTCCACCTGCTCTGCTTCTTCATCTACCTGTACAG CATGATCCTGGCACTGATCAACGATTGA